Proteins encoded by one window of uncultured Ilyobacter sp.:
- a CDS encoding helix-turn-helix domain-containing protein — protein sequence MTIEDKILKTSLELFSKYGYSGVTTKKIAMESGVNEVTIFRKFESKSKLFQEVITNFSVEGNIINKLKNDLTGIIEKDLLIFAEDFYNFLLNNQLFYKLQIKQIDEESSKFTNSLKYKNYFRDYLSEKKENGEFTGNPEIVAVSIISIVMGIFTFKIFNKEILENLNIKNILEEEVKKIIKMYVA from the coding sequence TTGACAATAGAAGATAAAATTTTAAAAACTTCTTTGGAACTTTTTTCAAAATATGGTTATTCAGGAGTCACTACTAAAAAAATAGCTATGGAGTCTGGAGTGAATGAAGTCACGATTTTCAGAAAATTTGAGAGTAAGAGTAAACTCTTTCAAGAGGTTATAACAAACTTTTCAGTTGAAGGGAATATAATAAATAAGCTTAAAAATGATCTTACTGGCATCATCGAAAAAGATTTATTGATCTTTGCAGAAGATTTTTATAATTTTTTACTTAATAACCAACTTTTTTACAAACTTCAGATAAAACAAATAGATGAAGAATCCAGTAAATTTACTAATTCACTTAAATATAAAAATTATTTTAGAGATTATCTCAGTGAAAAAAAAGAAAATGGAGAGTTTACAGGTAATCCTGAGATAGTTGCCGTCTCTATTATTTCTATTGTAATGGGAATATTCACCTTCAAAATTTTCAACAAAGAAATATTAGAGAATCTAAATATAAAAAATATTCTTGAGGAAGAAGTAAAAAAAATTATTAAAATGTATGTTGCTTAA
- a CDS encoding short-chain fatty acid transporter, translated as MKKIFNKMTKFSVGIMQKYLPDPFIFAIILTFIVFVMALFVTRSSPLAIIEAWSKGLWSLLSFSMQMALVLVTGTILATAPAFKKILGRIASIPKNKIQAIVVVNFISLIACFINWGFGLVIGAILAKEVAKKVKTVDYPLLIAAAYSGFVVWHAGLSGSIPLKLASGGNLLAQTGGALSEAVPTNMTIFSTMNIVIFAIILFTVPFLLGSMNPSEKDTKLVSLDLLNDEQPKAKLDIKTITPAQKLESSVAINYMLGAMGYVYIFSYFIKNGFSLNLNIVNYIFLFTAIILHGTPINVVNAVNSAAKSTGGIILQFPFYGGIMGIMTFVGPNGTSIAAAMSNFFVNISTQTTFPVFTFFSAGLVNFFVPSGGGQWAVQAPIMMPAGAQLGVSAAKTGMAIAWGDAWTNMIQPFWALPALGIAGLGAKDIMGYCLMVLFYTGLVISLGLAFL; from the coding sequence ATGAAAAAAATATTTAACAAAATGACAAAATTTTCTGTGGGAATAATGCAAAAATATCTTCCAGATCCATTTATATTTGCTATAATTTTGACCTTTATAGTGTTTGTTATGGCATTATTTGTGACTCGGTCTTCACCTTTAGCAATTATCGAAGCGTGGAGTAAGGGACTGTGGAGTTTACTCTCTTTTTCAATGCAGATGGCACTGGTACTTGTAACAGGAACTATTTTGGCAACAGCACCTGCTTTTAAAAAAATATTAGGTAGAATAGCTTCTATTCCAAAAAATAAAATTCAAGCTATAGTTGTTGTAAATTTCATTTCTTTGATAGCTTGCTTTATAAACTGGGGGTTTGGTTTAGTAATAGGAGCAATTCTTGCAAAAGAAGTTGCTAAAAAAGTAAAGACTGTGGATTATCCATTATTGATAGCTGCTGCCTATTCTGGTTTCGTAGTATGGCATGCTGGACTGTCTGGTTCTATTCCACTAAAATTAGCTTCAGGTGGGAACCTTCTTGCTCAAACTGGAGGAGCCCTTTCAGAGGCTGTTCCTACAAATATGACAATATTTTCAACAATGAATATAGTAATATTTGCAATAATATTATTTACAGTACCTTTTCTGTTGGGTTCAATGAATCCAAGTGAAAAAGATACTAAATTAGTTTCATTAGATCTTTTGAATGATGAACAGCCCAAAGCAAAACTGGATATAAAGACAATTACACCTGCCCAAAAGTTAGAAAGCTCAGTTGCGATAAACTATATGCTAGGAGCTATGGGTTATGTATATATATTCTCATATTTTATAAAAAATGGTTTCAGTCTCAACTTAAACATTGTTAATTACATATTTTTGTTTACAGCTATTATTTTGCACGGGACACCTATAAATGTTGTTAATGCTGTAAATTCTGCTGCTAAGAGTACAGGTGGAATAATCCTTCAATTTCCTTTTTACGGTGGTATAATGGGAATTATGACCTTCGTAGGGCCAAATGGTACTTCTATAGCTGCAGCTATGTCAAACTTCTTTGTAAACATATCAACTCAAACGACCTTCCCTGTTTTCACATTCTTTAGTGCAGGTCTTGTTAACTTCTTTGTTCCAAGTGGAGGAGGACAATGGGCTGTTCAGGCACCTATAATGATGCCGGCAGGTGCACAGCTAGGTGTGAGTGCAGCTAAAACAGGGATGGCAATAGCTTGGGGAGATGCTTGGACAAATATGATTCAGCCATTCTGGGCATTACCTGCATTAGGTATAGCAGGTTTAGGAGCAAAAGATATTATGGGATATTGCTTGATGGTTCTATTCTATACTGGATTAGTGATATCTTTAGGTCTTGCTTTTTTATAA
- a CDS encoding class II fructose-bisphosphate aldolase, with protein sequence MLVNLNDIMKKAINENRIIPGFNVFGYEDAKMVIEVAESLNAPVILMTNRDAANFMDVKYYGALYGKMANESSAPVCIHLDHGKTKSEIVAAIQANYSSVMYDGSSLPLEENIKISKEISEFCKACNVSFEVEVGCVAYNNPEIKVDEKLTEPEEVLEMYEEAGVDCVAVAVGNVHRMEEKNGIIDFERLLEIKNLNSVPLVIHGSTGISDEQLIKMRYYGIGKMNIGTAVRMAFGNTLRDFLRDNPNTFDRIELVQKPMKEMRRVIEEKYKLLGWG encoded by the coding sequence ATGCTAGTCAATCTTAATGATATTATGAAAAAAGCCATTAATGAGAATCGTATTATTCCTGGTTTTAATGTCTTTGGTTACGAGGATGCTAAAATGGTTATTGAAGTTGCTGAATCGTTAAATGCTCCGGTGATTTTAATGACAAATAGGGATGCTGCAAATTTTATGGATGTAAAATATTATGGAGCTTTATATGGAAAAATGGCCAATGAATCTTCAGCACCTGTATGCATCCACTTAGATCATGGTAAAACAAAATCAGAAATTGTAGCAGCTATACAAGCTAATTATTCCTCGGTAATGTACGACGGTTCTAGCCTCCCTTTGGAAGAAAATATAAAAATTTCTAAAGAGATCAGTGAATTTTGTAAGGCATGTAATGTTTCTTTCGAAGTTGAAGTTGGATGTGTTGCATATAACAACCCTGAGATAAAAGTTGATGAAAAATTAACGGAACCTGAAGAGGTTTTAGAAATGTATGAAGAAGCAGGTGTAGATTGTGTCGCAGTAGCTGTAGGAAACGTTCATAGAATGGAAGAGAAAAATGGAATTATTGATTTTGAAAGACTGTTGGAAATTAAAAATCTTAACTCAGTTCCACTAGTTATACATGGATCGACTGGAATATCAGACGAACAACTAATTAAAATGCGTTATTATGGTATTGGAAAAATGAATATAGGAACCGCTGTTAGAATGGCATTTGGAAATACATTGAGAGATTTCCTTAGAGATAACCCTAATACCTTTGACAGAATTGAGCTTGTTCAAAAACCAATGAAAGAAATGCGTAGAGTTATTGAAGAAAAGTATAAACTACTAGGCTGGGGATAA
- the iolC gene encoding 5-dehydro-2-deoxygluconokinase — protein MSEIIFQKDRKLDIIAIGRIGVDLNPNEFNRPLEETESFTRTVGGSPANIAVATSKYGVKTGFIGKIADDSFGKYIVNYFKSKNIDTEGLIVDENNHKTGLAFVEIKSPKESNVIMYRSDAVDLKLEMNEVSEEYIKNSKAIVVSGTALAASPSREAVLLALKYAKKHKTIVFFDVDYRPYTWNSLDETSLYCSLAAEKCDVIIGTREEFDVLEGVDLPGNKDDDKTAKYWLNNSSKLVIVKRGSDGSTAYLKNGDKKLGEVFPVKPLKTQGAGDSYAGGVISSMIKGKSIEEAMQYGAGAAAIVVQENSCSEAMPTEEEINHFITNYKKEALNASQS, from the coding sequence ATGAGTGAAATCATATTTCAAAAAGATAGAAAGTTAGATATAATCGCAATCGGTAGAATAGGAGTGGACCTGAACCCAAATGAGTTTAACAGACCCTTGGAAGAAACTGAAAGTTTTACAAGAACAGTAGGTGGATCACCAGCTAATATAGCTGTGGCAACATCAAAATATGGAGTGAAAACTGGTTTCATAGGAAAAATCGCAGACGATTCCTTTGGAAAATACATTGTTAACTATTTTAAATCTAAAAATATTGATACAGAGGGTTTAATTGTAGATGAAAACAATCATAAAACTGGATTAGCATTCGTTGAGATTAAGAGTCCTAAGGAAAGCAATGTCATCATGTATAGATCCGATGCCGTTGATTTAAAACTTGAAATGAATGAAGTTTCAGAAGAGTACATTAAAAATTCTAAAGCCATTGTGGTTTCAGGAACTGCATTAGCTGCATCACCATCTAGAGAAGCTGTATTATTAGCACTAAAATACGCCAAGAAACATAAGACGATCGTATTCTTTGATGTTGATTACAGACCTTATACATGGAATTCTTTAGATGAAACGTCATTATACTGCAGTCTAGCTGCCGAAAAGTGTGATGTTATAATAGGAACAAGAGAGGAATTTGACGTCTTAGAAGGGGTTGACCTGCCAGGAAATAAAGATGATGATAAGACTGCTAAATACTGGTTAAATAATTCATCAAAATTAGTGATTGTAAAAAGGGGAAGTGACGGCTCTACAGCATACTTGAAAAACGGCGATAAAAAACTAGGAGAAGTATTCCCGGTTAAGCCACTGAAGACACAAGGAGCAGGAGACTCATATGCTGGTGGCGTTATCAGTAGCATGATTAAGGGTAAAAGTATAGAGGAGGCCATGCAATACGGTGCTGGAGCTGCTGCTATTGTAGTTCAGGAAAATAGTTGCTCCGAAGCTATGCCTACCGAAGAAGAAATAAACCATTTTATAACAAATTATAAAAAGGAGGCATTAAATGCTAGTCAATCTTAA
- a CDS encoding ABC transporter permease, giving the protein MNEKILELPKSKEGFLSKEKLNDYSKRYGMVLILLLMVIGVSSIKPVFLKSANIINIFKQVAVIGTLAYGVTLIIITEGIDLSSGSVVALVGVVSASFATMGGNVFIAVLAGLFAGALCGALNGVVIAKTGIPPFIVTLGMMTIARGAALLYSGGKPIGHINPSFLYIGAGKIGWLPVCVLIFLSMGLLSHVILRKTKFGKAIYAIGGNEKAALICGLNVKKVKIIIYTYAGIMSAIGGLMLTARVSSGNPTAGLSYELDAIASVVIGGTSLSGGSGFISGTIIGALIIGVLNNGLMLLGVSPYWQQIIKGLIIVGAVVLDASRNKKAS; this is encoded by the coding sequence ATGAATGAAAAAATCTTAGAATTACCTAAGTCGAAAGAAGGATTTCTTTCAAAAGAAAAACTAAATGATTATTCAAAACGATATGGAATGGTGTTAATTTTACTTTTGATGGTCATAGGAGTCAGTTCAATTAAACCAGTATTTTTAAAATCTGCAAATATTATAAACATTTTCAAACAGGTTGCAGTAATTGGAACATTAGCCTATGGAGTCACCTTAATTATAATTACAGAAGGTATCGATCTGTCATCAGGATCAGTTGTTGCACTGGTAGGAGTTGTAAGTGCAAGTTTTGCCACCATGGGCGGAAATGTATTTATCGCAGTATTAGCCGGGTTATTTGCAGGAGCTCTTTGCGGAGCATTAAATGGAGTAGTCATTGCTAAAACTGGAATCCCTCCATTTATAGTAACTTTGGGAATGATGACTATAGCTAGAGGAGCAGCATTGTTATATTCTGGAGGAAAGCCTATTGGTCATATAAATCCAAGCTTCCTCTATATCGGAGCAGGGAAAATCGGATGGCTACCAGTATGTGTTTTAATATTCTTATCAATGGGATTATTATCTCACGTAATACTGAGAAAAACTAAATTTGGTAAAGCTATCTATGCAATAGGTGGTAATGAAAAGGCTGCATTAATTTGTGGACTAAATGTAAAAAAAGTAAAAATCATAATATATACATATGCAGGTATTATGTCAGCAATAGGTGGATTAATGCTTACTGCACGTGTTAGTTCTGGAAACCCTACTGCAGGATTGTCATATGAATTAGATGCTATCGCATCAGTAGTTATCGGTGGAACAAGCTTGAGTGGTGGATCTGGATTTATTTCTGGAACTATCATTGGAGCATTAATAATAGGAGTTTTAAATAATGGCTTAATGCTATTAGGAGTGTCTCCATATTGGCAGCAAATTATTAAAGGTTTAATCATTGTAGGAGCTGTAGTTTTAGACGCAAGTAGAAATAAAAAAGCTTCTTAA
- a CDS encoding sugar ABC transporter ATP-binding protein → MSSEFLLEMKNVTKTFPGVKALDGVHLKVRKGTVHGLMGENGAGKSTLMKIINGIYRPDSGEIYFKGEKVDFKNTKDSLDAGIAMIHQELSPIPDMTVAENIFLGREPSKFGIVDEKELYRMTQELLEELHIKLNPYKKMRELSTAYTQLVEIAKAISYNADLIIMDESTSAITEKEVAQLFEMIRKLKSKGVAIIYITHKMDEVFQITDECTTFRDGKYIGTGLSDELTEQEIIKMLVGREVNNVFPKVDVEEFGETLLEVKDLTHKTLFKNINFSIKSGEIIGFAGLMGAGRSEVMETIFGIREPVSGEVYIRGEKVNIKSPRDAMDLKIGMLTEDRKGTGLFLPLSVADNTIMPDNTTYKTSAGLLNEKKVRVNCELQRKKLRIKTPSIDQLVCNLSGGNQQKVLIGRWLLMDPDILIIDEPTRGIDVGAKSEIHALMSELAAQGKAIIMVSSELPEILGMSDRVLVMHEGKITGELSREEATQENIMALAVK, encoded by the coding sequence ATGAGTTCAGAATTTCTTCTTGAGATGAAAAATGTAACCAAAACCTTTCCAGGAGTCAAAGCTCTTGATGGAGTACATTTGAAAGTTAGAAAGGGAACAGTTCATGGCCTTATGGGTGAAAATGGAGCTGGGAAGTCAACTCTTATGAAAATAATAAACGGTATTTACAGACCAGATAGCGGAGAGATATACTTCAAGGGCGAGAAAGTTGATTTTAAAAATACCAAAGATTCTTTAGATGCTGGAATTGCAATGATACATCAGGAATTAAGCCCTATACCGGATATGACTGTTGCAGAAAATATATTTTTAGGAAGAGAACCTTCTAAATTTGGAATAGTTGACGAAAAAGAATTATACAGAATGACGCAGGAACTGCTTGAAGAATTGCACATCAAGCTCAATCCTTATAAAAAGATGCGTGAATTATCAACTGCATATACTCAATTAGTTGAGATTGCAAAAGCAATATCTTATAATGCCGACCTTATTATAATGGATGAGTCCACTTCGGCTATCACAGAAAAAGAAGTAGCCCAATTATTTGAAATGATAAGAAAGCTCAAATCTAAAGGTGTAGCAATCATATATATAACTCATAAAATGGATGAGGTTTTTCAAATCACAGATGAATGTACCACCTTTAGAGATGGAAAATATATTGGTACCGGTCTTTCTGATGAACTAACCGAACAGGAAATAATTAAGATGCTTGTAGGTCGTGAAGTCAATAATGTGTTTCCAAAAGTAGATGTGGAAGAATTTGGGGAAACCTTGTTAGAAGTTAAAGATTTAACGCATAAAACTTTATTTAAAAATATTAATTTTTCCATAAAATCCGGGGAAATTATAGGATTTGCAGGTTTGATGGGTGCAGGAAGATCCGAAGTTATGGAAACTATATTCGGAATAAGAGAACCTGTCTCTGGAGAAGTATATATCAGGGGGGAAAAAGTTAATATTAAATCCCCCAGAGACGCTATGGATCTAAAGATAGGAATGTTAACTGAAGATAGAAAGGGAACAGGTTTGTTTCTTCCCCTTTCTGTGGCAGACAATACAATTATGCCGGATAATACCACTTATAAGACAAGTGCCGGTCTTTTAAACGAAAAGAAAGTTAGAGTAAATTGTGAGTTACAAAGAAAAAAACTTAGAATAAAGACACCTAGTATAGATCAGTTAGTTTGTAATCTAAGTGGTGGAAACCAACAAAAAGTATTGATAGGGCGTTGGCTGCTTATGGATCCAGATATCCTAATAATAGACGAGCCCACCAGGGGAATAGATGTAGGAGCAAAATCTGAAATACATGCACTTATGAGTGAATTAGCTGCTCAAGGAAAGGCGATAATAATGGTGTCTTCAGAATTACCTGAAATATTAGGAATGAGCGATAGAGTATTAGTTATGCACGAAGGAAAAATAACAGGTGAATTAAGTAGAGAAGAAGCCACACAGGAAAATATAATGGCATTAGCTGTAAAGTAA
- a CDS encoding sugar ABC transporter substrate-binding protein, which produces MKKVISLVLLVTVIMGSLIGCGKKEEATGSKKIVLGIASNDYSQKWMTYLNERTKTRAEELGIETIFTDAKNDSAIQLANVENLIVQGVDAILIVMVDPTAPEPIINACKDAGIPLIGVNRNYQGAEVFVGSDAKSGGIMQMEYMADLLENKGNIGLLLGTLGQDDTILRTEGNKEVINKYEGLNIALEEVGLWDRAKGMEITENWLQSGVKIDAIVANNDEMAIGAIRALEGAGIKDMPVAAIDGTIDALEYVKNGLMDISLFYSPFLTAEISVDAALKKLKGEAVDTFVEVPFQPVTAENVDEYIAIWE; this is translated from the coding sequence ATGAAAAAAGTAATATCATTAGTTTTACTGGTAACTGTAATAATGGGGTCATTAATCGGGTGTGGCAAGAAAGAGGAAGCTACAGGGTCTAAAAAAATTGTTTTAGGTATAGCGTCAAACGATTATTCTCAAAAATGGATGACTTATCTTAATGAAAGAACAAAAACACGTGCTGAAGAACTCGGGATAGAAACAATATTTACAGATGCTAAAAATGACTCAGCTATTCAGTTAGCTAACGTAGAGAACCTAATTGTCCAAGGTGTAGATGCCATACTTATAGTTATGGTAGATCCTACTGCTCCTGAACCAATTATTAACGCGTGTAAAGATGCTGGAATTCCTTTGATCGGAGTAAATAGAAACTATCAAGGTGCAGAAGTATTCGTCGGTTCAGATGCAAAATCTGGAGGAATCATGCAGATGGAATATATGGCTGACCTATTAGAAAATAAAGGTAACATTGGATTACTACTCGGAACCTTAGGTCAAGACGACACTATCCTTAGAACCGAAGGAAATAAAGAGGTTATAAATAAATACGAAGGTTTAAACATAGCATTAGAAGAAGTAGGACTATGGGACAGAGCTAAAGGTATGGAAATCACTGAAAACTGGCTTCAATCAGGAGTTAAAATAGATGCAATAGTTGCGAATAATGATGAAATGGCAATAGGTGCAATCAGAGCTCTTGAGGGAGCTGGAATCAAAGATATGCCTGTTGCAGCTATTGACGGAACTATCGATGCATTGGAATATGTAAAAAATGGATTAATGGATATCTCTTTATTCTACAGTCCATTCCTCACAGCTGAAATATCTGTTGATGCTGCACTTAAAAAATTAAAGGGTGAAGCAGTAGATACATTTGTAGAAGTACCATTTCAGCCTGTAACAGCAGAAAATGTTGATGAATATATAGCAATTTGGGAATAA
- the iolD gene encoding 3D-(3,5/4)-trihydroxycyclohexane-1,2-dione acylhydrolase (decyclizing) — protein sequence MKTIKLTTAQALVKFLDNQYVEFNGKQEKFIKGFFTIFGHGNVVGLGQALEEYEGDMIVHQGRNEQGMAQAAIGFAKQTHRKQIYACTSSVGPGAANMVTAAATATANRIPVLLLPGDTFATRQPDPVLQQVEQSSDLSITTNDAFKSVSKYWDRINRPEQLMTAAINAIRVLVDPADTGAVTLSLPQDVQGEAFDYPESFFQKRVHRIERTPATAEMLKDAVELMKDKKKPLLIAGGGVRYSEAAAALKDFAEKFDIPYAETQAGKSGNTWDDKYNLGTIGVTGTESANVIAQNCDLIIGVGTKFNDFVTGSKWLFADKEVLQININCYDAYKLDAVKVVADAKVGLEALSAELEKIGYKSGYASEVDEVKEKWETEWQRLAAVKYCPEEFVPENPGQLDHVLKEVAEQTGSCLTVTEVLGTLNDLLDDDAIVVAAAGSLPADLGRMWKCKTPNVYNMEYGYSCMGYEVPAALGAKLAAPEQEVYAMVGDGSYMMLHSELPTSIQEGKKINVIMFDNMAFGCINNLQMGAGMGSFGTEFRRRNPETGKLDGSLVPVDFAMNARSYGAVGYTVKNLDELKAAVEDSKKQTVSTLIDIKVLPKTMTHHYETFWSFGCAEVAKKKEVEETAKGLKETLKKARQY from the coding sequence TTGAAAACTATTAAACTTACCACAGCTCAGGCTTTAGTTAAATTTTTAGATAATCAATATGTAGAGTTCAACGGTAAGCAAGAAAAATTCATAAAAGGGTTTTTTACTATATTCGGACACGGAAACGTGGTTGGATTAGGTCAAGCTTTAGAAGAATATGAAGGTGACATGATAGTTCACCAAGGTAGAAATGAACAAGGAATGGCACAAGCTGCAATCGGGTTCGCCAAACAAACTCACAGAAAACAAATATATGCTTGTACTTCATCAGTAGGTCCAGGTGCGGCTAACATGGTAACAGCAGCAGCAACTGCAACTGCAAACAGAATCCCTGTACTTTTGCTTCCAGGAGATACTTTTGCAACTAGACAGCCTGACCCTGTATTACAACAGGTTGAGCAGTCAAGTGACCTAAGCATAACTACAAATGATGCATTCAAATCTGTATCAAAATACTGGGACAGAATCAACAGACCAGAGCAACTTATGACAGCTGCTATAAATGCAATCAGGGTACTTGTCGATCCTGCTGACACTGGGGCTGTTACACTTTCTCTTCCTCAAGACGTACAAGGTGAAGCGTTCGATTATCCAGAGAGCTTTTTCCAAAAAAGAGTTCATAGAATCGAGAGAACTCCTGCAACTGCAGAAATGTTAAAAGATGCAGTTGAACTTATGAAAGACAAGAAAAAACCTTTGTTAATAGCTGGTGGTGGGGTAAGATACTCTGAAGCTGCAGCTGCATTAAAAGATTTTGCTGAAAAATTTGACATCCCATACGCTGAAACTCAAGCAGGAAAAAGTGGAAATACTTGGGACGACAAATACAACCTTGGAACTATAGGTGTAACTGGAACAGAATCAGCAAACGTAATTGCACAAAATTGTGACCTTATCATAGGTGTGGGTACAAAATTCAACGATTTCGTAACAGGATCTAAATGGCTTTTCGCAGATAAAGAAGTACTTCAAATCAACATAAACTGTTATGATGCATACAAACTTGATGCAGTAAAAGTTGTTGCCGATGCAAAAGTAGGACTAGAAGCACTTTCTGCTGAACTTGAAAAAATCGGATATAAATCCGGATATGCAAGCGAAGTAGACGAAGTTAAAGAAAAATGGGAAACTGAATGGCAAAGACTTGCAGCAGTAAAATACTGCCCTGAAGAATTTGTTCCTGAAAATCCAGGACAATTAGACCACGTACTAAAAGAAGTAGCGGAACAAACAGGATCTTGCCTGACTGTTACAGAAGTTTTAGGGACTCTAAATGACCTTCTAGATGATGATGCAATCGTAGTTGCAGCAGCAGGAAGTCTTCCAGCTGACCTTGGAAGAATGTGGAAATGTAAAACTCCCAACGTATACAACATGGAATACGGATACTCTTGTATGGGCTATGAAGTTCCTGCAGCACTTGGAGCAAAACTAGCTGCACCAGAACAAGAAGTATATGCAATGGTTGGAGACGGATCATACATGATGCTTCATTCAGAACTACCTACATCTATCCAAGAAGGTAAGAAAATCAACGTAATTATGTTTGACAACATGGCTTTCGGATGTATCAACAACCTTCAAATGGGGGCTGGAATGGGAAGTTTCGGAACTGAGTTCAGACGTAGAAACCCTGAAACTGGAAAACTTGATGGGTCGCTAGTTCCTGTAGACTTCGCAATGAACGCTAGATCATACGGAGCTGTTGGATACACAGTTAAAAACCTAGACGAGCTGAAAGCAGCTGTAGAAGACTCTAAAAAACAAACAGTATCTACTTTAATAGACATCAAAGTACTTCCAAAAACAATGACTCACCACTATGAGACTTTCTGGAGCTTCGGATGTGCTGAAGTAGCTAAAAAGAAAGAGGTGGAAGAAACAGCTAAAGGATTAAAAGAAACACTTAAAAAAGCTAGACAATATTAA
- the iolE gene encoding myo-inosose-2 dehydratase — protein MINTNSKMDLTKHFIKLGCAPINWTNDDLPELGGELTFQQCLSEMALAGFSGSEIGNKYPTDVDKLSKACDIRGMQICNQWFSCEFTTKPESETLEAFEKTTNFLKALGAKVVGVCETGKTIQCDIDKKMFDDAPVLTEEEFEKIAQGLNKMGEIAKSKGMKIGYHYHMGTGVQSLAEFDKLMNMTDPELVGALFDTGHATFAGESAAEVLKKYIDRVVHIHFKDVRSEVLQSVKDEKLSFLQAVKAGIYTVPGDGDMVDWDSIFEIISASNYAGWIVIEAEQDPAKADPLEYAIKARKFITEKTGL, from the coding sequence ATGATAAATACAAATAGCAAAATGGATTTAACAAAGCATTTTATAAAATTAGGGTGTGCGCCTATAAACTGGACAAATGATGATTTGCCTGAATTAGGAGGAGAATTAACTTTTCAGCAGTGTTTAAGCGAAATGGCTCTGGCTGGATTTTCAGGTAGCGAGATCGGGAATAAATATCCAACTGATGTAGATAAACTTTCAAAAGCATGTGATATCAGAGGGATGCAGATATGTAACCAATGGTTTAGTTGTGAATTCACAACTAAACCTGAGTCAGAAACACTAGAAGCCTTTGAAAAAACTACAAATTTCCTAAAAGCTTTAGGAGCAAAAGTTGTTGGTGTATGTGAAACAGGTAAGACTATTCAGTGTGATATAGATAAAAAAATGTTTGATGATGCCCCTGTTTTAACTGAGGAAGAATTTGAAAAGATAGCTCAAGGTCTCAATAAAATGGGTGAAATTGCCAAATCAAAGGGGATGAAGATAGGTTATCATTATCATATGGGGACAGGTGTTCAGTCACTAGCTGAATTTGATAAACTGATGAATATGACAGATCCAGAGTTAGTTGGTGCACTATTTGATACAGGTCATGCTACATTTGCTGGAGAATCTGCGGCAGAAGTTCTAAAAAAATATATCGACAGAGTTGTTCATATTCATTTCAAAGATGTCCGAAGTGAAGTACTACAAAGTGTAAAAGATGAAAAGTTAAGCTTTTTACAAGCGGTAAAAGCTGGTATTTACACTGTTCCAGGTGATGGAGATATGGTTGATTGGGACTCTATCTTTGAAATTATAAGTGCTAGTAACTACGCAGGATGGATAGTTATTGAAGCAGAACAAGATCCTGCTAAGGCGGATCCACTTGAATATGCTATAAAAGCAAGAAAGTTTATAACAGAGAAAACAGGCTTATAA